A segment of the Aromatoleum aromaticum EbN1 genome:
TCCTGCACCTGGATCACGTAATTCAGCGCCGCGCCGATGAGCGCAAACCCAGCCAGCAGCAGCGGCGCGAGGATGCGGCCGGGCAGGACCGTCAGCGCTGGCCAGACCATGACCCGCTTTCCGTTCGTTTCACGGCCGCGCGCGCCGGCCTGTCATCGATCAGCGCTTGCCAGTCCGGTAGCCCGTCGATCATTTCGAGATCGACCAGCAGTTCTGCGAGCGCCGCGTGACGGGCGGCGAACCGAGCCGGCTGGCCGGCGAGGAGTTCCACGCTCTGCCGCAGCGGCACCAACGTCAGCCCGTCGAGCGCCGCGCGGTATTGCGCCGGGGTGAGGCTCGTGCTCGGCGCAAGGAAGTCGGCGAAGGCGTCGGGGGTCGTGTGCAGCGCCGTGACGCCTCGTTGCCACCCTGCCAGGAGGGCCACGACATCGTCGAGACGACGCTCGAGCACGTCGGCACGCACGACCAGCACATCGATGAGCTCTCCGGACATCGCGCTGCTGTCGAATATCACCTGGTAGCCGTCGCCCTGCAGGCGCGACTTCATCGGTTCGTAGGTGATCACCGCATCGACCCAGCCGTCGCGCAGCGCGTCTTCCTGCTGCGAAGCTTCGAGCCGCAGCAGCAGCACGTCGCCGGATCGAAGCGGGCTCCTCTCGATCATCCGCGCGAGCACCAGCCTGCCGGCTGCGCTGTCCTCGATGCCGATGCGCTTGCCCTTGAGCTGCGCGGGTTTGGTGATCGGTGCGCGCGCGACGACCGCGTCGGCGCCGTGCGAGATGCCGAGCACCGCGACGATGCGGATCGCCGCCCCCTTGTCCGCGAGCCGCAGTGCCTCGTCGAGCGTCAGCGCCGCGGCATCGAGCAGGCCGTTGTCGAGCGTACGCAACGCCTGGGAGTTCGATGCGAGTTCGACGACCTTGATGCGGTTGCGGTCGATATAACGGCGTTCATATGCAAAAACGAATGGATCGTTGCCAATCCATGGACTGACGCCGACGCTCAGCGGCAGCGGTGACGGCGCTTCACTGCACCCGGCAAGAAACATCATCGCGAGGCCGAAGGCCGCCGCGACAAAGGCGTTGTACATCACTGATCCTCACCTGAAACCGGTTCCGCGGGGCCGGTTCGGCGCCCCGCCTCATGTTTGCGGTAGGAGCGTGATTCTACAAGCGAAATTTCGAACCCGAGCATGCGAAGCTGCGTCGGCACACGTGTCGATCGTCGTGTCCGGGGCACGATCGGGAGGCGGGAAGCGCAGGCCGGGAGGCGCTCAGATTACTTCGTCATGCCTCAGGCGGGCGATGCGTTCGGCCGGCAAGCCCAGCAGCGAGGCGAGAATTTCGTCGGTATGTTCGCCGAGAAGGGGCGGCGGGAGACGGTATTCGACCGGGGTCGCCGACAGGCGCATCGGACTGGCGACCTGCGGCACGCGGCCGGCGAGCGGGTGCGGCAGGTCGATGCGCAGTCCGCGCGCGCGTACTTGCGGGTCGGCGAACACGTCGGCGAGCGTGTTGATCGGTCCGCACGGCACGCCGAGCGCTTCGAGCCGCGCGATCCAGTCGGTCGTCGTGCGCCGGATCGTCAGCTTGTTGAGCAGCGGGATCAGCACTGCGCGGTGGCCGACGCGAGCCTTGTTGGTGGCGAATCGGGCGTCGGTCGCGAGCGAGGGGTCACCGGCCGCTTCACAAAAGCGTGCGAACTGCGCGTCGTTGCCGATCGCGAGGATCATGTAGCCGTCGTCGGTCGGGAAGTCCTGGTACGGCACGATGTTGGGATGGGCGTTGCCGAGCCGGCCCGGTGACACGCCGGTGGTGAGGTAATTCATCGCCTGGTTCGCGAGGCACGCGATCTGCACGTCGAGCAGCGCGAGATCGATGTGCTGGCCTTCGCCGGTCCTGTCGCGCGCGGCGAGTGCCGCCTGCACCGCGTTGGCCGCGTACAGGCCCGTCAGGATGTCGGTCAGCGCGACGCCGACTTTCATCGGGCCGCCGCCCGGCTCGTCGCCGGGCCGTCCGGTCAGGCTCATCAGGCCGCCGAGGCCCTGGATCAGGAAGTCGTAGCCGGCGCGTGCCGCGTACGGTCCATCCTGGCCGAAACCGGTGATCGAGCAATACACGAGGCGCGGATTGACGGTTTTCAGCGACGCGTAGTCGAGGCCGTGGCGCGCGAGCCCGCCCTGCTTGAAATTCTCCAGCACGACGTCGCATTTGCCGGCGAGGTCGCGCAGCAGTTGCCGTCCGTCCGGCTTCGTCATGTCTACCGTGATCGAGCGCTTGTTGCGATTCGCGCAGAGGAAATACGCGGCAACGTCGGTGTCGTGGCCGTGGGTGTCCTTGAGGAACGGCGGACCCCAGTGGCGGGTGTCGTCGCCTTCGCCCGGACGCTCGACCTTGATGACGTCGGCGCCGAGGTCGGCGAGGATCTGGCCGGCCCACGGGCCGGCCAGAATCCTCGACAGGTCGAGCACCCGGATATGCGACAGGGCGCCCGACATGGGGTGGATCAGTTCGAGAACGCCGCGATGTCGGTGATCGCGCGGCCGAGGATCAGCGCATGCACGTCGTGCGTGCCTTCGTAGGTATTCACGACTTCGAGGTTCACGAGGTGACGCGCGACGCAGAACTCGTCGGAGATGCCATTGCCGCCGAGCATGTCGCGCGCGACGCGGGCGATGTCGAGCGACTTGCCGCACGAATTGCGCTTCATGATCGACGTGATCTCGACCGCGGCCGTGCCTTCGTCCTTCATGCGGCCCAGGCGCAGGCAACCCTGCAGGCCGAGCGTGATCTCGGTCAGCATGTCGGCGAGCTTCTTCTGGATCAGCTGGTTCGCGGCGAGCGGACGGCCGAACTGCTTGCGGTCGAGCGTGTACTGGCGGGCGGTCTCGTAGCACGCTTCGGCGGCGCCGAGCGCACCCCAGGCGATGCCGAAGCGCGCCGAGTTCAGGCACGTGAACGGGCCCTTGAGGCCGCGCACCGTCGGGAAGGCGTTCTCTTCCGGCACGAACACTTCGTCCATGACTATTTCGCCGGTGATCGACGCGCGCAGGCCGACTTTGCCGTGGATCGCCGGAGCAGACAGGCCTTTCCAGCCTTTTTCGAGGACGAAGCCGCGGATCTGGCCTTCGTCGTCCTTCGCCCAGACGACGAACACGTCGGCGATCGGGCTGTTCGTGATCCACATTTTCGAGCCGGACAGGCTGTAGCCGCCGTCGACTTTCTTCGCGCGGGTCACCATGCTGCCGGGATCGGAGCCGTGGTTCGGCTCGGTCAGGCCGAAGCAGCCGACCCATTCGCCGGTCGCGAGCTTCGGCAGGTACTTCTTCTTCTGCGCTTCGGTGCCGAATTCGTTGATCGGCACCATCACCAGCGACGACTGCACGCTCATCATCGAGCGATAGCCGGAATCGACGCGCTCGACTTCACGCGCAATCAGGCCGTAGCACACGTAGTTCATGCCGGAGCCGCCGTATTCCTCGGGGATCGTTGCGCCGAGCAGGCCCAGTTCGCCCATCTCGTTGAAGATCGCGCGGTCGGTCTTTTCATGGCGGAAAGCTTCCTGCACGCGCGGCAGCAGGCGTTCCTGGCTGTACGCCCGCGCGGTGTCGCGCACCAGGCGCTCGGTTTCGGTCAGCTGCTCGTCGAGGTGCAGGGGGTCTGCCCAGTTGAAGGTCACGCGGTTCGTTGCCATTTGGAAAGTCTCCTCAATGCTGCGGATATTCGAACATGCGCCGGCGCGATGCAAAAGTGCGCCACGCTTTGCCTGTGTCCGCACTGTAGCGAATCGAAGGCGCTCGGGACAACCGAAAATTCCGCCACACGTTGTGCAAAAAAATCACTTCGTAAATCGGCCGAAACGCGGACGCGGTTAAGATATCACGGTGAAACCACGCGCTTTCCGGCGTTCCAGCATTACCTCGCGTCCGCTCGTAAGCGTTTGGCTTGCACATCGTGCATTTTCAGGAGGTTCGCGAATGCGACGCAGGATACCCAGTACGACGGCGCTGCTGGCTTTCGAGCTCGCCGCGCGGCATGAAAGCTTCACCCGCGCGGCCGAGGAGCTGTCGCTGACGCAGAGCGCGATCTGCCGCCAGATCGCCGGGCTCGAGGAGTTTCTCGGCCTGCGCCTGTTTCGGCGCACGAAGCGCGGCGTGACGCTGACCGAAGCCGGGCTGTCGTACAGCCGGCAGATCACGGCGCGGCTCGATGCGGTCGAGCGCGACACGCTGTCGGTGATGGCGCACCACGGCCGCGGCGCGACGATCGAGCTCGCGGTCGTGCCGACGTTCGCGACGCGCTGGCTGTTGCCGCGCCTTGGCGACTTCCTCGCCGGCCATCCCGGCGTCACGGTGAATCTGACGAACCGCAGCCGTCCGTTCCTGTTCGCCGAAACCGAGCTCGACGCGGCGCTGTATTTCGGCGACGCCGGCTGGCCCGGCACCGAAGGACATTTCCTGATGCGCGAGAACCCGGTGCCGGTCTGCAGCCCGCGCCTGCTCGCCGGCAGAGCCGGCCTCGCGCCCGACGAGATCGCCGCGTTGCCGCTGTTGCAGCAGACGACGCGCCCGTACGCGTGGCGGCTGTGGTTCGAGTCGCTCGGCATGCGCGTCGCGCACGACCTGACCGGCGCGCGCCACGAACTTTTCACGATGCTCGCGCAGGCTGCGATGTACGACATGGGGGTCGCGCTGATCCCGCCGTTCCTGATCCAGGAAGAACTCGACAGCGGCCGCCTCGTGATCCCGTTCCGCCACGGCTACCTCAGCGACAAGGCGTACTACCTGATCATTCCCGAGCGCAAGGCCGAAACCACTGCGCTCGCGGCGTTCCGCGACTGGCTGCTGGAAGCGGCGGCCGAATACCGCGTCGAGGCGGGGCTGGAGTGAACTGCGCATGCGGCGGCCGAAGCGCCCCCGGCCGCCTGCGCCGCGGCGACTGCGAGGAAGCCTACTGCACGCCGCCCATGCACAGATACTTGATCTCGAGGTAATCCTCGATGCCGTATTTCGAACCTTCGCGGCCGAGTCCGGAGGATTTCATGCCGCCGAACGGCGCCACTTCAGTCGAGATGATGCCGGTGTTGATGCCGACGATGCCGTATTCGAGCGCGCCGGACACGCGCCACACGCGGTTCATTCCAACCGAATAGAAATAGGCGGCGAGGCCGAACTCGGTATCGTTCGCCATGCGGATCGCCTCGGCCTCGTCCTTGAAGCGGAACAGCGGCGCGACCGGGCCGAACGTCTCCTCGCGCGCGACTTTCATCTGCGGCGTGACGTCGGCGAGGATCGTCGGCTCGAAGAAAGTGCGGCCCAGTGCGTGGCGCCCTCCGCCGGTGACGACGCGAGCGCCTTTCGC
Coding sequences within it:
- a CDS encoding ABC transporter substrate-binding protein codes for the protein MYNAFVAAAFGLAMMFLAGCSEAPSPLPLSVGVSPWIGNDPFVFAYERRYIDRNRIKVVELASNSQALRTLDNGLLDAAALTLDEALRLADKGAAIRIVAVLGISHGADAVVARAPITKPAQLKGKRIGIEDSAAGRLVLARMIERSPLRSGDVLLLRLEASQQEDALRDGWVDAVITYEPMKSRLQGDGYQVIFDSSAMSGELIDVLVVRADVLERRLDDVVALLAGWQRGVTALHTTPDAFADFLAPSTSLTPAQYRAALDGLTLVPLRQSVELLAGQPARFAARHAALAELLVDLEMIDGLPDWQALIDDRPARAAVKRTESGSWSGQR
- a CDS encoding CaiB/BaiF CoA transferase family protein, giving the protein MSGALSHIRVLDLSRILAGPWAGQILADLGADVIKVERPGEGDDTRHWGPPFLKDTHGHDTDVAAYFLCANRNKRSITVDMTKPDGRQLLRDLAGKCDVVLENFKQGGLARHGLDYASLKTVNPRLVYCSITGFGQDGPYAARAGYDFLIQGLGGLMSLTGRPGDEPGGGPMKVGVALTDILTGLYAANAVQAALAARDRTGEGQHIDLALLDVQIACLANQAMNYLTTGVSPGRLGNAHPNIVPYQDFPTDDGYMILAIGNDAQFARFCEAAGDPSLATDARFATNKARVGHRAVLIPLLNKLTIRRTTTDWIARLEALGVPCGPINTLADVFADPQVRARGLRIDLPHPLAGRVPQVASPMRLSATPVEYRLPPPLLGEHTDEILASLLGLPAERIARLRHDEVI
- a CDS encoding acyl-CoA dehydrogenase produces the protein MATNRVTFNWADPLHLDEQLTETERLVRDTARAYSQERLLPRVQEAFRHEKTDRAIFNEMGELGLLGATIPEEYGGSGMNYVCYGLIAREVERVDSGYRSMMSVQSSLVMVPINEFGTEAQKKKYLPKLATGEWVGCFGLTEPNHGSDPGSMVTRAKKVDGGYSLSGSKMWITNSPIADVFVVWAKDDEGQIRGFVLEKGWKGLSAPAIHGKVGLRASITGEIVMDEVFVPEENAFPTVRGLKGPFTCLNSARFGIAWGALGAAEACYETARQYTLDRKQFGRPLAANQLIQKKLADMLTEITLGLQGCLRLGRMKDEGTAAVEITSIMKRNSCGKSLDIARVARDMLGGNGISDEFCVARHLVNLEVVNTYEGTHDVHALILGRAITDIAAFSN
- a CDS encoding LysR family transcriptional regulator codes for the protein MRRRIPSTTALLAFELAARHESFTRAAEELSLTQSAICRQIAGLEEFLGLRLFRRTKRGVTLTEAGLSYSRQITARLDAVERDTLSVMAHHGRGATIELAVVPTFATRWLLPRLGDFLAGHPGVTVNLTNRSRPFLFAETELDAALYFGDAGWPGTEGHFLMRENPVPVCSPRLLAGRAGLAPDEIAALPLLQQTTRPYAWRLWFESLGMRVAHDLTGARHELFTMLAQAAMYDMGVALIPPFLIQEELDSGRLVIPFRHGYLSDKAYYLIIPERKAETTALAAFRDWLLEAAAEYRVEAGLE